From Caballeronia insecticola, a single genomic window includes:
- a CDS encoding YebC/PmpR family DNA-binding transcriptional regulator codes for MAGHSKWANIKHKKAAADAKRGKVWTRLIKEIQVAARMGGGEVDSNPRLRLAVDKAYDANMPKDNINRAIQRGVGGVDGANYEEIRYEGYGIGGAAIIVDTMTDNRTRTVAEVRHAFSKFGGNMGTDGSVSFMFDHVGQFLFAPGTPEDKLMDAALESGADDVVTNEDGSIEVICPANDFQKVKDALDAAGFKAELAEVTMKPQTEVEFSGDDAAKMQKLLDALENLDDVQEVYTNAAINED; via the coding sequence ATGGCGGGTCATTCGAAATGGGCCAACATCAAGCATAAGAAAGCAGCGGCCGACGCCAAGAGAGGCAAGGTCTGGACACGCCTCATCAAGGAAATCCAGGTCGCGGCGCGCATGGGCGGCGGCGAGGTCGATTCGAACCCGCGTCTGCGTCTGGCCGTCGACAAGGCCTATGACGCCAACATGCCGAAAGACAACATCAATCGCGCGATCCAGCGCGGCGTTGGCGGCGTGGACGGCGCGAACTACGAAGAAATCCGCTACGAAGGCTACGGCATCGGCGGCGCGGCGATCATCGTCGACACCATGACGGACAACCGCACCCGCACCGTCGCGGAAGTGCGCCACGCATTCTCGAAGTTCGGCGGCAACATGGGCACGGACGGCTCGGTGTCGTTCATGTTCGATCACGTCGGCCAGTTCCTGTTCGCGCCGGGCACGCCCGAAGACAAGCTCATGGACGCGGCGCTCGAATCCGGCGCCGATGACGTGGTAACGAACGAAGACGGCAGTATCGAAGTGATCTGCCCGGCGAACGATTTCCAGAAAGTGAAGGACGCGCTGGACGCCGCCGGTTTCAAGGCGGAACTCGCCGAAGTGACGATGAAACCGCAAACGGAAGTCGAATTCAGCGGCGACGACGCAGCGAAAATGCAAAAACTGCTCGACGCGCTCGAAAATCTCGACGACGTGCAGGAAGTCTATACAAACGCCGCGATCAACGAAGACTGA
- a CDS encoding methylglyoxal synthase, with translation MTTRVALIAHDMKKDDIVALAGEFVDTLAQCSLVATGTTGGRIAAAHGLDVERKLSGPHGGDLQIGAELAEGRVDMVIFLRDPMTPQPHEPDINALVRACDVHNVPCATNIATARMILDDLRLRFERAP, from the coding sequence ATGACCACACGTGTCGCGCTGATCGCGCACGACATGAAGAAGGACGACATCGTCGCGCTGGCGGGCGAATTCGTCGATACGCTCGCGCAATGCAGCCTCGTCGCGACGGGCACGACCGGCGGACGCATCGCGGCGGCGCACGGGCTCGACGTCGAGCGCAAGCTCTCCGGCCCGCACGGCGGCGACCTGCAGATCGGCGCGGAACTGGCCGAAGGACGCGTCGACATGGTGATTTTCCTGCGCGACCCGATGACGCCGCAACCGCACGAACCCGACATCAACGCGCTCGTGCGCGCGTGCGACGTGCACAACGTGCCGTGCGCGACCAACATCGCGACGGCGCGCATGATTCTCGACGACTTGCGCCTGCGTTTTGAGCGGGCGCCCTGA
- a CDS encoding quinone oxidoreductase family protein, whose protein sequence is MTKAIRFDKAGGPEVMKWVDVDVGAPGKGEIRVKHHAVGLNFIDVYFRTGLYPMPLPGGLGMEGAGEVTAVGEGVTQFKPGDRVAYASRPPGAYAEERVMSADYVVALPDSIGYEDAASIMLQGLTAQYLLRRTYRVKAGDTVLIHAAAGGVGMLACQWAKALGATVIGTVGSDEKAELAKAHGCDHPIVYTRENFTQRVREITNGAGVPVVYDSIGKDTYIGSLDCLAPLGLFVSFGNSSGPLAPIESSDLAGRGSLYFTRPTLFSYIAKRADLDTMAAELFDVVSSGKVKTNVRQRYSLSDAARAHEELEARKTTGSTILLP, encoded by the coding sequence ATGACCAAGGCAATCCGATTCGACAAGGCAGGCGGCCCCGAAGTCATGAAGTGGGTCGATGTGGACGTAGGCGCGCCGGGCAAGGGCGAGATTCGCGTCAAGCATCATGCGGTGGGGCTCAACTTCATCGACGTGTACTTCCGCACCGGCCTCTATCCGATGCCGCTGCCCGGCGGCCTCGGCATGGAAGGCGCGGGCGAAGTGACGGCGGTGGGCGAGGGCGTCACGCAATTCAAGCCGGGCGATCGCGTGGCCTATGCATCGCGGCCGCCGGGCGCGTATGCCGAGGAGCGCGTGATGTCGGCGGATTACGTCGTCGCGCTGCCGGATTCGATCGGCTATGAAGATGCCGCGTCGATCATGCTGCAAGGGCTCACCGCGCAATATCTGCTGCGTCGGACCTATCGCGTGAAGGCGGGCGACACCGTGCTGATTCACGCGGCGGCGGGCGGCGTCGGCATGCTCGCGTGCCAGTGGGCGAAGGCGCTGGGCGCGACCGTGATCGGCACGGTGGGCTCGGACGAGAAAGCGGAGCTTGCGAAAGCGCACGGCTGCGACCATCCGATCGTCTACACGCGCGAGAATTTCACGCAGCGCGTGCGCGAGATCACCAACGGCGCGGGCGTCCCAGTGGTCTACGATTCGATCGGCAAGGACACCTATATCGGCTCGCTCGATTGTCTCGCGCCGCTCGGTCTCTTCGTGAGCTTCGGCAATTCGTCGGGGCCGCTGGCGCCGATCGAATCGTCGGATCTCGCGGGGCGCGGCTCGCTGTATTTCACGCGGCCTACGCTTTTCAGCTATATCGCCAAACGCGCCGATCTCGACACGATGGCGGCCGAACTGTTCGACGTCGTGTCGTCGGGCAAGGTCAAGACGAACGTGCGCCAGCGTTATTCGCTGTCCGATGCGGCGCGCGCGCACGAAGAGCTGGAGGCGCGCAAGACCACCGGCTCCACGATTCTTCTGCCTTGA
- a CDS encoding nicotinate-nucleotide adenylyltransferase, protein MAVTRAAMNPAATAGAPCAKRVGLFGGTFDPIHDGHLALARRFVELLQLTELVLLPAGQPWQKAGVSAPEHRLAMTRAAAASLTLDGVRITVATDEIEREGATYTVDTLAHWREREGADASLSLLMGADQLVKLDTWREWQRLFDYAHVCVETRAGFDVATLPAAVAAEFKRRRASPEVLRASPHGHMLIDETLLLDVSATAIREAARTMTDAPEARNQVPPAVWDYIVQHHLYRTR, encoded by the coding sequence ATGGCTGTGACCCGGGCCGCGATGAACCCGGCGGCCACGGCCGGCGCGCCGTGCGCGAAACGCGTCGGGCTGTTCGGCGGCACGTTCGATCCGATCCACGACGGGCATCTGGCGCTGGCGCGACGCTTCGTCGAGTTGTTGCAACTGACCGAGCTCGTGCTGCTGCCTGCGGGCCAGCCGTGGCAGAAGGCGGGCGTGTCGGCGCCGGAACACCGGCTGGCGATGACGCGTGCGGCGGCCGCGTCGCTCACGCTCGACGGCGTGCGCATCACCGTCGCCACCGATGAAATCGAGCGCGAAGGCGCGACCTATACCGTCGACACCCTCGCCCACTGGCGCGAGCGCGAAGGCGCGGACGCCTCGCTTTCGTTGCTGATGGGCGCGGATCAACTCGTCAAGCTCGATACCTGGCGCGAGTGGCAGCGGCTGTTCGACTACGCGCACGTCTGCGTGGAAACGCGCGCCGGCTTCGACGTGGCGACGCTGCCCGCCGCGGTGGCCGCCGAATTCAAGCGGCGGCGCGCATCGCCCGAAGTGTTGCGCGCGAGCCCGCACGGGCACATGCTCATCGACGAAACGCTGCTGCTCGACGTATCCGCCACGGCGATCCGCGAAGCCGCACGCACGATGACCGACGCGCCCGAAGCACGCAATCAGGTCCCGCCGGCGGTATGGGACTATATTGTTCAACATCACTTGTACCGGACACGGTAA
- the upp gene encoding uracil phosphoribosyltransferase — MKQDSRFPNLFILNHPLIQHKLTHMRDKDTSTRTFRELLREITLLMGYEITRNLPLTTKRVETPLVEIDAPVIAGKKLAIVPVLRAGIGMSDGLLDLVPSARVGHIGVYRADDHRPVEYLVRLPPDLEERVFILCDPMVATGYSAVHAVDVMKRRNVLAENIIFVALVAAPEGVQVFQDAHPDVKLYVASLDSHLNEHAYIVPGLGDAGDRLFGTKN, encoded by the coding sequence ATGAAACAAGACAGCCGTTTTCCCAATCTTTTCATCCTCAATCACCCGCTGATCCAGCACAAGCTCACCCACATGCGCGACAAGGACACGTCGACGCGCACGTTCCGCGAGCTGCTGCGCGAAATCACGCTGCTGATGGGCTACGAAATCACGCGCAATCTGCCGCTCACGACCAAGCGGGTGGAAACGCCGCTCGTCGAGATCGACGCGCCCGTGATCGCCGGCAAGAAGCTCGCGATCGTACCGGTGTTGCGCGCGGGCATCGGCATGTCGGATGGCCTGCTCGATCTCGTGCCCTCGGCGCGCGTCGGGCATATCGGCGTGTATCGCGCGGACGATCACCGGCCGGTTGAGTATCTCGTGCGCCTGCCGCCCGATCTCGAAGAGCGCGTTTTCATCCTGTGCGATCCGATGGTCGCGACCGGCTATTCGGCGGTTCACGCCGTCGACGTGATGAAGCGCCGCAACGTGCTGGCCGAGAACATCATCTTCGTCGCGCTGGTGGCCGCGCCCGAAGGCGTGCAGGTGTTCCAGGACGCGCATCCGGACGTGAAGCTGTATGTAGCGTCGCTGGATTCGCATCTGAACGAGCATGCGTATATCGTTCCGGGCCTGGGCGACGCCGGCGACCGGCTGTTCGGCACGAAAAACTGA
- the hemF gene encoding oxygen-dependent coproporphyrinogen oxidase: MSEPNSRAETRTEHDASHDIEAVRAYLTGLQTRIADALGAFDGTAFATDAWAREPGAHLRGGGVTRILEGGGFFERGGIGFSDVQGDALPPSASAARPQLAGRGFEALGVSLVMHPRNPHCPTVHMNVRMLTAVKPGEAPIFWFGGGMDLTPIYGHEDDARHFHRTCRDALDPFGTELYPRFKTWCDEYFYLKHRNEQRGIGGIFFDDFSEPGFERSFAMMRSVGDAFLKAYLPIIERRRDTPYTEQEREFQAYRRGRYVEFNLVFDRGTHFGLQSGGRTESILMSMPPVANWRYDWAPQPGTPEARLYSDFLVRREWL, translated from the coding sequence ATGAGTGAACCGAACAGCCGCGCGGAAACACGCACAGAACACGACGCATCCCACGATATCGAGGCCGTCCGCGCTTATCTGACGGGCCTGCAGACGCGCATCGCCGATGCGCTCGGCGCCTTCGACGGCACCGCCTTCGCAACGGACGCCTGGGCCCGCGAGCCCGGCGCGCATCTGCGTGGCGGCGGCGTCACGCGCATCCTGGAAGGCGGCGGGTTTTTCGAGCGCGGCGGCATCGGCTTCTCCGACGTGCAAGGCGACGCCCTGCCGCCCTCCGCGAGCGCCGCGCGCCCGCAGCTTGCCGGGCGCGGCTTCGAGGCGCTGGGCGTGTCGCTCGTGATGCATCCGCGCAACCCGCACTGCCCGACCGTGCACATGAACGTGCGCATGCTCACGGCGGTGAAACCCGGCGAAGCGCCGATCTTCTGGTTCGGCGGCGGCATGGATCTCACGCCGATCTACGGCCACGAAGACGACGCGCGGCATTTCCACCGGACCTGCCGCGACGCGCTCGATCCGTTCGGCACGGAGCTGTATCCGCGCTTCAAGACGTGGTGCGACGAGTATTTTTATCTGAAGCACCGCAACGAGCAGCGCGGCATCGGCGGAATTTTCTTCGACGATTTCTCCGAGCCCGGCTTCGAGCGCTCGTTCGCGATGATGCGAAGCGTCGGCGATGCGTTCCTCAAGGCGTATCTGCCGATCATCGAGCGCCGCCGCGACACGCCGTACACCGAGCAGGAGCGCGAGTTTCAGGCGTACCGGCGCGGGCGTTACGTCGAGTTCAATCTGGTGTTCGATCGCGGCACGCATTTCGGCCTGCAAAGCGGCGGACGCACCGAGTCGATCCTCATGTCGATGCCGCCCGTCGCGAACTGGCGCTACGACTGGGCGCCCCAACCGGGCACGCCCGAGGCACGGCTCTATTCGGATTTCCTGGTGCGGCGGGAATGGCTGTGA
- the rsfS gene encoding ribosome silencing factor, with product MEIQKLQRAIIDGLEDVKAQDIKVFNTSHLTSLFDRVVVASGTSNRQTKALANSVREKVKEAGGDIISTEGEEIGEWVLVDCGDAVVHILQPALRQYYNLEEVWGDKPVRVKLQKPNMFGGANVTAEDDEDDEEAAPVVKRPARKTARKQAS from the coding sequence ATGGAAATTCAGAAGCTGCAACGCGCGATCATCGACGGTCTGGAAGACGTCAAGGCGCAAGATATCAAGGTGTTCAACACATCCCACCTGACGTCGCTGTTCGACCGCGTGGTCGTGGCGAGCGGTACGTCGAACCGGCAGACCAAGGCGCTTGCGAACAGCGTGCGCGAGAAGGTCAAGGAAGCGGGTGGCGACATCATCAGCACGGAAGGCGAAGAGATCGGCGAATGGGTGCTGGTCGATTGCGGCGACGCGGTCGTGCACATCCTGCAACCGGCGCTGCGCCAGTACTACAACCTCGAGGAAGTCTGGGGCGACAAACCCGTGCGCGTGAAGCTGCAGAAGCCGAACATGTTCGGCGGCGCGAACGTCACGGCCGAGGATGACGAAGACGACGAAGAAGCGGCACCGGTCGTCAAACGTCCCGCGCGCAAGACCGCACGCAAGCAGGCATCCTGA
- the kdpE gene encoding two-component system response regulator KdpE: MSEPSFTVVLIEDDKQIRRFVRVSLEAQGMTVHEAETGQKGLVEAATRKPDLVIVDLGLPDTDGIDVIRELRGWTELPIIVLSARTQEEEKVAALDAGADDYLTKPFGVSELMARIRAHLRRRNQAQTSEAPAVSFGAISVDLALRRVTKNGEGVHLTPIEYRLLATLVRHAGRVLTHRQLLLDVWGPSHVESPHYLRIYMAHLRQKLERDPAQPEHIVTETGVGYRLVGAA; the protein is encoded by the coding sequence ATGAGCGAGCCGTCTTTTACCGTCGTCCTGATCGAGGACGACAAGCAGATTCGCCGCTTCGTGCGCGTGTCGCTCGAAGCGCAGGGCATGACGGTCCACGAGGCGGAAACGGGGCAAAAGGGTCTTGTCGAAGCCGCGACGCGCAAGCCCGATCTCGTGATCGTCGATCTCGGCCTGCCCGATACCGATGGCATCGACGTGATCCGCGAACTGCGCGGCTGGACCGAGTTGCCGATCATCGTGCTGTCGGCGCGCACGCAGGAAGAGGAAAAGGTCGCCGCGCTCGATGCCGGCGCCGACGACTATCTGACCAAGCCCTTCGGCGTCTCCGAACTGATGGCGCGGATTCGCGCGCATCTGCGGCGGCGCAATCAGGCGCAGACGAGCGAGGCGCCGGCCGTGAGCTTCGGCGCCATCAGCGTCGATCTTGCGCTGCGTCGCGTCACGAAGAACGGCGAGGGCGTGCATCTGACGCCCATCGAATATCGCCTTCTGGCGACGCTCGTGCGCCATGCGGGCCGCGTGCTCACGCATCGCCAGTTGCTGCTCGATGTGTGGGGGCCGTCGCATGTCGAGAGCCCGCACTATCTGCGCATCTACATGGCGCATTTGCGCCAGAAACTCGAACGCGATCCGGCGCAGCCCGAGCATATCGTGACGGAAACGGGCGTCGGTTATCGTCTGGTCGGCGCGGCGTGA
- the rlmH gene encoding 23S rRNA (pseudouridine(1915)-N(3))-methyltransferase RlmH: MKLVILAVGHKMPDWITNGFDEYAKRMPPELRIELKEIKPEQRSSGRNAESVMAAEKQRIEAALPKHARIVALDERGRDWTTMQLASALPGWQQDGRDVAFVIGGADGLDAEVKARAELLLRVSSLTLPHGMVRVLLAEQLYRAWSITQNHPYHRA, encoded by the coding sequence ATGAAGCTGGTCATCCTAGCCGTCGGACACAAGATGCCCGACTGGATCACGAATGGCTTCGACGAGTACGCGAAGCGCATGCCGCCGGAACTGCGCATCGAGCTCAAGGAGATCAAGCCTGAGCAACGCTCGTCGGGACGCAACGCCGAGAGCGTCATGGCGGCGGAGAAGCAGCGTATCGAAGCCGCGTTGCCGAAGCACGCGCGCATCGTGGCGCTCGACGAACGCGGCCGCGACTGGACCACGATGCAACTCGCGAGCGCCCTGCCCGGCTGGCAGCAGGACGGGCGCGATGTCGCGTTCGTGATCGGCGGCGCAGACGGACTCGACGCCGAAGTAAAGGCGCGCGCCGAACTGCTGCTGCGCGTGTCGAGCCTGACGCTGCCGCACGGCATGGTGCGCGTGCTGCTCGCCGAACAGCTTTACCGTGCGTGGAGCATCACGCAGAATCATCCTTATCATCGCGCGTGA
- the purD gene encoding phosphoribosylamine--glycine ligase, with protein sequence MKLLVVGSGGREHALAWKLAQSPRVQIVYVAPGNGGTAQDERLRNVDITDPAELAAFVEKEHVAFTLVGPEGPLAAGIVNLFRSRGLKIFGPSREAAQLESSKDFAKAFMKRHNIPTAEYETFSDTAAAHAYIDAKGAPIVVKADGLAAGKGVVVAMTAEEAHAAVDSMLADNKLGDAGARVVIEEFLAGEEASFIVMVDGKHVLALASSQDHKRLLDADRGPNTGGMGAYSPAPIVTPQLHARVMREIIQPTVRGMESEGIRFTGFLYAGLMIDANGNPKTLEFNCRMGDPETQPIMARLKGDFSKVVEMAIDGKLDSVELDWDRRTALGVVLAAHNYPDTPRRGDRITGIPAETENSVTFHAGTTLADGKLTTSGGRVLCVVGLADSVRGAQSVVYDTVNQISFDGMQYRRDIGYRAVNRKHSADKH encoded by the coding sequence ATGAAGTTACTCGTCGTCGGTTCCGGCGGTCGCGAACATGCACTCGCATGGAAGCTCGCGCAGTCGCCGCGCGTGCAGATCGTCTATGTGGCGCCGGGCAACGGCGGCACCGCGCAGGACGAGCGCCTGCGCAACGTCGACATCACGGATCCGGCGGAACTCGCCGCTTTCGTCGAGAAAGAGCATGTCGCGTTCACGCTCGTCGGTCCTGAAGGTCCGCTCGCGGCGGGCATCGTCAACCTGTTCCGCTCGCGCGGCCTGAAGATTTTCGGGCCGAGCCGGGAAGCCGCGCAGCTCGAAAGCTCGAAGGATTTCGCGAAGGCGTTCATGAAGCGCCACAACATTCCGACCGCCGAGTACGAAACCTTCTCCGACACCGCCGCCGCCCACGCGTATATCGACGCCAAAGGCGCGCCGATCGTCGTCAAGGCGGACGGGCTCGCGGCCGGCAAGGGCGTGGTCGTCGCGATGACGGCCGAGGAAGCGCACGCCGCCGTCGATTCCATGCTCGCCGACAACAAGCTCGGCGATGCAGGCGCGCGCGTCGTGATCGAAGAATTTCTGGCAGGCGAGGAAGCGAGCTTCATCGTCATGGTGGACGGCAAGCACGTGCTCGCGCTCGCCTCCAGCCAGGACCACAAGCGGCTGCTCGACGCCGACCGCGGCCCGAACACCGGCGGCATGGGCGCTTACTCGCCCGCGCCGATCGTCACGCCGCAACTGCACGCGCGGGTGATGCGCGAAATCATCCAGCCGACGGTGCGCGGCATGGAAAGCGAAGGTATCCGCTTCACCGGTTTTCTGTACGCGGGCCTCATGATCGACGCGAACGGCAACCCGAAAACGCTCGAATTCAACTGCCGGATGGGCGACCCGGAAACGCAGCCGATCATGGCGCGTCTCAAGGGCGACTTTTCGAAGGTCGTGGAAATGGCAATCGACGGCAAGCTCGACAGCGTCGAACTCGACTGGGACCGCCGCACCGCGCTGGGCGTCGTGCTCGCGGCGCACAATTATCCGGACACGCCGCGCCGCGGCGACCGCATCACCGGCATTCCGGCGGAAACCGAGAATTCGGTGACCTTCCACGCGGGCACGACGCTCGCGGACGGCAAGCTCACGACATCCGGCGGACGCGTGCTGTGCGTGGTCGGGCTGGCGGATTCCGTGCGCGGCGCGCAATCCGTGGTCTACGATACAGTGAATCAGATCTCGTTCGACGGCATGCAGTATCGGCGCGACATCGGCTACCGGGCGGTGAACCGCAAGCATTCGGCCGACAAGCACTGA
- a CDS encoding SDR family oxidoreductase, producing MKTLKVLLIGAHGRTGRLIARRLHDEAMPFRAMLRKSAHKSEFAALGAEIVLGDLTHDFSHTFDDITHVIYAAGSADTEGVHEERAIDRDAVMRTADYAKRRRVQQLVVVSALSAFDPAHSGFALRHYSRMKREADEYVARRGVPYAILRPGALADAPARGAIALADEATKHAPEVSRADLARIAVDCVTLGIRDRMIAFVGGAEPIDALLDTLRPEPATLTRHAAPTRR from the coding sequence ATGAAAACGCTGAAGGTTCTGCTGATCGGCGCGCATGGCCGCACGGGACGTCTGATCGCGCGGCGCCTGCACGACGAAGCCATGCCGTTTCGCGCAATGCTGCGCAAATCCGCGCACAAGAGCGAGTTCGCGGCGCTGGGTGCGGAGATCGTGCTCGGCGACCTGACCCACGATTTCTCCCACACTTTCGACGACATCACTCACGTGATCTACGCGGCCGGATCGGCGGACACGGAAGGCGTTCACGAGGAGCGCGCGATCGACCGCGACGCCGTCATGCGCACCGCCGACTACGCGAAGCGCCGGCGCGTGCAGCAACTCGTCGTGGTGAGCGCGCTATCCGCGTTCGATCCGGCGCACAGCGGCTTCGCGCTACGCCACTACTCGCGGATGAAGCGCGAAGCCGACGAATACGTCGCGCGGCGCGGCGTGCCGTACGCGATTCTGCGTCCGGGCGCGCTCGCGGATGCGCCCGCGCGCGGCGCGATCGCACTCGCGGACGAAGCCACGAAACACGCGCCCGAAGTCTCGCGCGCGGACCTCGCGCGCATCGCGGTAGATTGCGTGACGCTCGGCATTCGTGACCGGATGATCGCGTTCGTCGGCGGCGCGGAGCCGATCGACGCGCTGCTCGATACGCTCAGGCCCGAACCTGCGACCCTCACGCGTCACGCCGCGCCGACCAGACGATAA
- a CDS encoding SDR family oxidoreductase: MDMGIAGRTALVCAASKGLGRGCAEALAAEGVNLVITARTAETLEATAASIRSQYGVNVQAVACDITTPEGHAAALAACPSPDILVNNAGGPPPGDFRTFTHEMWIKALEGNMLTPIELMKATIDGMIERGFGRIVNITSSSVKAPIDVLGLSNGARSGLTGFVAGVARKVAATGVTINNLLPGTFDTDRIAVTMEAQAKAQNISIEDMRTRRAQSLPAGRFGTPDEFGRACAFLCSVHAGYITGQNLLIDGGAYPGTY, translated from the coding sequence ATGGATATGGGAATCGCGGGACGCACGGCGCTCGTGTGCGCGGCGAGCAAGGGGCTCGGACGCGGTTGCGCGGAGGCGCTGGCCGCCGAAGGCGTCAATCTGGTGATCACCGCGCGCACCGCGGAGACGCTCGAGGCGACGGCCGCGAGCATCCGCTCGCAATACGGCGTGAACGTGCAGGCGGTCGCGTGCGACATCACCACGCCCGAAGGCCACGCGGCGGCGCTCGCCGCGTGCCCGTCGCCGGACATTCTCGTCAACAATGCGGGCGGGCCGCCGCCGGGCGACTTCCGCACGTTCACGCACGAGATGTGGATCAAGGCGCTGGAAGGGAACATGCTCACGCCGATCGAGCTCATGAAGGCGACCATCGACGGCATGATCGAGCGCGGCTTCGGGCGCATCGTGAACATTACGAGTTCTTCGGTGAAAGCGCCGATCGACGTGCTCGGCCTGTCCAACGGTGCGCGTTCGGGGCTGACGGGCTTCGTCGCGGGCGTGGCGCGCAAGGTCGCGGCGACGGGCGTCACCATCAACAACCTGCTGCCGGGCACCTTCGACACGGACCGCATCGCCGTGACCATGGAAGCGCAGGCGAAGGCGCAGAACATCTCGATCGAGGACATGCGCACCCGCCGCGCGCAGAGCCTGCCGGCCGGGCGCTTCGGCACACCGGACGAGTTCGGCCGGGCGTGCGCGTTCCTGTGCAGCGTGCATGCGGGCTACATCACCGGACAGAATCTGCTGATCGACGGCGGCGCCTACCCGGGCACGTACTGA